The Streptococcus pantholopis genome has a segment encoding these proteins:
- the nrdF gene encoding class 1b ribonucleoside-diphosphate reductase subunit beta: MTTYYEAINWNEIEDIIDKSTWEKLTEQFWLDTRIPLSNDLDDWRKLSSEEKDLVGKVFGGLTLLDTMQSESGVEAIRGDIRTPHEEAVLNNIQFMESVHAKSYSSIFSTLNTKAEIEDIFKWTNSNEYLQKKAKIINDIYKNGNALQKKVASTYLETFLFYSGFFTPLYYLGNNKLANVAEIIKLIIRDESVHGTYIGYKFQLGFNELSEEEQSDFRDWMYDLLYQLYENEERYTHTLYETVGWTEEVMTFLRYNANKALMNLGQDPLFPDTANDVNPIVMNGISTGTSNHDFFSQVGNGYLLGSVEAMRDDDYNYGLS; this comes from the coding sequence ATGACTACTTATTACGAAGCGATTAACTGGAATGAAATTGAAGACATTATTGATAAGTCAACTTGGGAAAAACTGACTGAGCAATTTTGGCTTGACACACGTATTCCTCTATCTAATGATCTTGATGACTGGCGGAAACTCTCCAGTGAAGAAAAAGATTTGGTCGGTAAAGTGTTCGGCGGCTTAACCCTGCTGGATACCATGCAGTCTGAATCCGGAGTCGAAGCGATCCGCGGAGATATCCGTACACCGCATGAGGAGGCCGTTCTCAACAATATTCAGTTTATGGAATCGGTTCATGCCAAATCTTATTCATCCATCTTTTCTACTCTCAATACGAAAGCTGAGATTGAAGACATTTTTAAGTGGACAAACAGCAATGAATACTTGCAGAAAAAAGCCAAAATCATTAATGATATTTATAAAAACGGCAATGCTCTGCAAAAAAAGGTTGCTTCCACTTATCTTGAAACCTTTCTCTTCTATTCAGGTTTTTTTACACCGCTCTACTATCTCGGCAATAATAAGCTCGCTAATGTGGCAGAGATTATTAAATTGATTATCCGCGATGAATCCGTGCATGGAACCTATATCGGCTATAAATTTCAGCTGGGCTTTAATGAACTGTCTGAGGAAGAGCAGAGTGACTTTCGCGACTGGATGTACGATCTCCTTTATCAGCTCTATGAAAATGAAGAACGCTATACGCATACCCTATATGAAACAGTGGGCTGGACGGAGGAAGTCATGACCTTTTTGCGCTATAATGCCAATAAAGCCCTAATGAATTTGGGGCAGGATCCGCTCTTTCCGGACACAGCCAATGACGTGAACCCGATTGTAATGAATGGTATTTCTACAGGAACATCCAATCATGATTTCTTCAGCCAGGTAGGCAACGGCTATCTGCTTGGCAGTGTTGAGGCGATGAGGGACGATGATTATAATTACGGACTGTCATAA
- the argB gene encoding acetylglutamate kinase, with product MKDVIVIKIGGVASRSLTADFLNQIKIWTDAGKAVLIVHGGGFAIDQMMKDHQRPIQKVNGLRVTAKLDMPLIKTALTERVGKALAQQLNQAGINALTVDADLQEIVQADFLQKDLYGYVGQVSAVVKAPLLDFLERGLVPLLPSLGYSHQGEVLNINADYLARAVAQALSAEKFILMTDVPGVLEKGTVLEHLPLSAIQKKIADGTITGGMIPKVESAAETVLAGVEQVLIGDRLNRGTLIQKG from the coding sequence ATGAAAGATGTGATTGTTATCAAAATCGGCGGGGTAGCCAGCCGGTCTTTGACTGCAGATTTTCTGAATCAAATCAAGATATGGACAGATGCAGGAAAAGCTGTTCTCATTGTACATGGTGGCGGCTTTGCCATCGATCAGATGATGAAAGATCATCAGCGGCCGATTCAAAAAGTCAATGGTCTGCGAGTGACAGCAAAGCTTGATATGCCGCTGATTAAGACGGCCTTGACCGAAAGAGTCGGAAAAGCTTTGGCGCAGCAGCTAAATCAGGCTGGAATCAATGCCTTAACGGTTGATGCAGATTTACAGGAGATTGTTCAGGCAGATTTTTTGCAAAAAGACCTTTACGGTTATGTCGGACAAGTAAGCGCTGTGGTTAAAGCGCCCTTGTTAGATTTTTTGGAAAGGGGTTTAGTGCCGCTCCTGCCTTCTTTAGGCTACAGTCATCAAGGGGAAGTTCTGAATATTAATGCTGATTATCTGGCTAGAGCTGTGGCTCAAGCTCTGTCGGCCGAAAAATTCATTTTAATGACAGATGTCCCAGGGGTTTTAGAGAAGGGGACAGTACTTGAGCACCTGCCGCTCAGCGCTATACAGAAAAAAATTGCTGACGGAACCATAACAGGCGGTATGATTCCCAAGGTTGAAAGTGCAGCAGAAACAGTGCTTGCAGGTGTTGAGCAAGTTTTAATCGGAGACCGTTTAAATCGTGGAACACTCATTCAAAAGGGGTAG
- a CDS encoding DUF1576 domain-containing protein, whose amino-acid sequence MRLSFLRQLNWEKDNLLLLAIGTFIFGLITPAKTTWWEDYVHLLTVQTYLIHDFFAVAGIAATFVNAALHLAIAYYLNIRNQLTHLTGFQMAAIGIFVGHSFFGTHLLNILPIILGVILYAQLSHQSFKIYTSISLFATCMAPAVSYIMFSHGLSLISILGAIVLGLILGFITPPLAEAFLKFHQGYTLYNIGFTSGVIGMFVYACLRYFQFEIPTAQVLSTEAHDYILVYILSICLLMLGQALIGLDFQDFRTKFIKLNHRVGRLPDDFVIKYGRKTAFFNMGLLGMVYLSLLLVMRVQLNGPIAGGLMSIIGFAGFGKHLRNTLPVAFGVILAAWFANQSFGTIGFALSFLFGTSLAPLAGYYGIIVGMIAGFLQFNITQSVIDLHLGLCLYNNGFSSGFVAAFLVPILESLPRRKKSKE is encoded by the coding sequence ATGCGATTAAGCTTTCTGCGGCAGCTGAATTGGGAAAAAGATAATCTTCTTTTATTAGCCATTGGGACCTTTATTTTTGGTTTGATAACCCCTGCGAAGACAACTTGGTGGGAGGATTATGTTCATCTGTTAACAGTGCAAACCTATCTGATTCATGATTTTTTTGCTGTAGCAGGCATAGCTGCAACTTTTGTAAATGCTGCTTTGCATCTGGCTATTGCTTATTATTTAAATATTCGTAACCAATTGACCCATCTGACCGGTTTTCAGATGGCAGCGATAGGCATTTTTGTTGGCCATTCTTTTTTTGGGACACATCTGCTAAATATTTTGCCTATTATTTTGGGTGTCATCTTATATGCCCAACTGTCACATCAGTCTTTCAAAATTTATACTTCTATCAGTCTGTTTGCAACCTGTATGGCGCCTGCTGTGTCTTATATTATGTTTTCGCACGGTTTGTCGCTTATTTCAATATTAGGGGCAATCGTTTTAGGCTTAATTTTGGGCTTTATCACTCCGCCTCTTGCCGAAGCATTTTTGAAATTCCATCAGGGCTACACTCTCTATAATATTGGTTTTACATCTGGAGTTATCGGTATGTTTGTCTATGCCTGTCTGCGCTATTTCCAGTTTGAAATTCCAACAGCTCAAGTACTGAGTACTGAAGCCCACGACTATATTTTAGTCTATATACTGTCTATTTGTCTGCTGATGCTTGGTCAAGCTTTGATTGGTCTGGATTTTCAGGACTTTAGAACGAAATTTATTAAGCTGAATCACCGTGTTGGCCGCCTGCCAGATGATTTTGTCATCAAGTACGGACGAAAGACTGCCTTTTTTAACATGGGACTTTTAGGAATGGTCTACTTGAGTTTGTTACTGGTGATGAGGGTTCAGCTGAATGGCCCCATTGCAGGCGGTCTTATGTCTATCATCGGTTTTGCTGGTTTTGGGAAACACCTGCGCAATACACTGCCAGTTGCTTTTGGGGTCATTTTAGCTGCTTGGTTTGCCAATCAATCATTTGGGACGATTGGCTTTGCTTTATCTTTTTTATTTGGCACTTCACTGGCTCCGCTTGCTGGCTATTATGGTATAATAGTAGGGATGATAGCAGGATTTCTCCAATTTAACATAACACAGAGTGTTATTGATCTCCATTTAGGGCTGTGCCTTTATAACAATGGCTTTTCCAGCGGTTTTGTAGCAGCCTTTTTGGTTCCGATATTGGAAAGCCTGCCTCGTCGTAAAAAATCAAAAGAATAA
- a CDS encoding oxaloacetate decarboxylase subunit alpha: MFTETVLRDAHQSLMATRLRTDEMLPIMEQLDKAGYHALECWGGATFDSCVRYLNEDPWERLRAIKKRAKNTKLQMLLRGQNLLGYRHYADDIVEQFITSAAQNGMDIFRIFDALNDVRNLEASVKAVKKNGKHAQLTICYTTSPVHTIEYYKQLTQEMTALGADSICVKDMAGILTPAAAKDLIPALKEVTDLPIEVHTHATSGTSEMTYMAAIEAGADIIDTAISPLAGGTSQPATESLSTVLKELGFKVDLDDEVLVAISDYFKPIKEKYIEEGVLAPKMMGLEPRTLIYQVPGGMLSNLYSQLKQAKSEHLYEEVLKEVPRVREDLGYPPLVTPLSQMVGTQAVFNVLTNERYKMVPNEIKDYVCGKYGKSPAPIKDSIKQKIVEDEPVITVRPADLLEPELDQMKQELKGLARSEEDVLIYAMFPQLGKDFLEQKYQLQDSQKRPEEKIVRIQAVM; this comes from the coding sequence ATGTTTACAGAGACAGTGCTGCGCGATGCGCATCAAAGTTTGATGGCTACTCGTTTACGGACTGATGAGATGCTGCCGATCATGGAGCAGCTCGATAAGGCAGGCTACCATGCTCTGGAGTGCTGGGGAGGAGCCACATTTGATTCCTGTGTTCGTTACCTGAATGAAGATCCTTGGGAGCGATTGCGAGCGATTAAAAAAAGAGCGAAGAACACGAAACTGCAAATGCTGCTGCGCGGCCAAAATCTTCTTGGCTATCGTCACTATGCTGATGATATAGTCGAACAGTTCATCACGTCCGCTGCACAAAATGGTATGGATATATTTCGTATTTTTGACGCTTTGAATGATGTGCGCAATTTAGAGGCTAGCGTTAAGGCTGTCAAGAAAAACGGCAAGCATGCCCAGCTGACGATTTGTTACACAACAAGCCCAGTTCATACCATCGAATATTATAAACAGCTGACTCAAGAGATGACGGCTTTGGGAGCTGACTCCATTTGTGTGAAAGATATGGCAGGTATTTTAACACCAGCTGCTGCGAAAGACTTAATTCCTGCTTTGAAAGAAGTGACGGATCTTCCGATAGAAGTTCATACACATGCAACTAGCGGGACATCTGAGATGACCTATATGGCAGCTATCGAAGCTGGAGCAGATATTATCGACACGGCTATCTCCCCTCTGGCTGGCGGGACCAGCCAGCCAGCTACTGAAAGTCTCAGTACGGTATTAAAAGAACTGGGATTTAAAGTAGACTTGGATGATGAGGTTTTGGTAGCTATCAGTGACTATTTTAAACCTATCAAAGAAAAATATATTGAGGAAGGTGTTTTGGCTCCTAAGATGATGGGCTTGGAGCCTAGAACTTTGATCTATCAAGTTCCTGGAGGTATGCTGTCCAACCTCTATTCTCAGCTCAAGCAGGCTAAGTCTGAGCATCTTTACGAAGAAGTTCTCAAGGAGGTCCCGCGGGTACGGGAAGATCTCGGCTATCCTCCTCTTGTAACGCCCCTCAGCCAAATGGTTGGGACACAGGCAGTCTTTAATGTTTTAACCAACGAACGCTATAAGATGGTTCCAAATGAAATAAAAGATTATGTTTGCGGTAAATACGGCAAATCTCCAGCTCCGATTAAAGACAGTATCAAGCAAAAGATTGTTGAGGATGAACCGGTCATTACTGTTCGCCCTGCCGACTTGCTGGAACCGGAATTAGACCAAATGAAGCAGGAATTGAAAGGGTTGGCACGTTCCGAAGAAGATGTGCTGATCTA
- the argC gene encoding N-acetyl-gamma-glutamyl-phosphate reductase, translating into MKVSIVGVTGYSGLELVRLLNNHKNAEIVSIHASKDIGSSLSDIYPYLKGICDLKIDAVDSQSIMEKADLVFLATPSGVAKDLACDFVAADFPLIDLSGDHRLPASLYERWYQKTAQTDSVLARFTYALSEYTDLKGKRFIANPGCYATAAELALIPLLKAQAIDLTSIIVDAKSGLTGAGKALSASSHFVNVHDNYVTYKLNRHQHIPEIVQELQLFDSQLQHIQFSTSLLPVNRGIMATCYVKLKQPLSHEAITALYQDCYADKFFVRIQQELPELHNVIGSNFADIGFAYNPPTNVLTVVSVIDNLIKGAAGQAVQNFNLMCGFDEKTGLLAVPSYL; encoded by the coding sequence ATGAAAGTATCGATTGTTGGTGTTACAGGTTACAGCGGTTTAGAGCTGGTTAGACTTTTGAATAATCATAAAAATGCAGAGATTGTTTCTATTCATGCCAGCAAAGATATTGGCAGTTCTCTTTCTGATATTTATCCCTACTTAAAAGGAATTTGTGATTTAAAAATTGATGCTGTCGACAGTCAATCAATTATGGAAAAAGCCGATCTTGTTTTTCTGGCGACGCCTAGCGGTGTTGCTAAAGATTTAGCCTGTGATTTTGTTGCGGCTGATTTTCCGCTTATCGATTTATCAGGCGATCACCGTTTGCCCGCTTCGCTTTATGAAAGATGGTATCAGAAAACCGCTCAGACAGACAGTGTGTTGGCTCGGTTTACCTATGCTTTGAGTGAATATACGGATTTAAAGGGAAAAAGATTTATTGCCAATCCCGGCTGCTATGCGACTGCAGCAGAATTAGCCCTCATTCCCCTGCTTAAAGCTCAGGCGATTGATCTGACTTCGATTATTGTAGACGCTAAAAGCGGCTTGACTGGCGCTGGGAAAGCTCTTTCGGCTTCCAGCCATTTTGTCAATGTCCATGACAATTATGTGACTTATAAGCTGAACCGTCATCAGCATATTCCAGAAATCGTGCAAGAATTGCAGCTCTTTGACAGTCAGCTGCAGCATATTCAGTTCTCGACCTCTCTCTTGCCGGTCAATCGCGGAATTATGGCGACTTGCTATGTGAAATTAAAGCAGCCTCTGTCGCATGAGGCTATTACAGCGCTGTATCAAGACTGCTATGCGGATAAATTCTTTGTTCGAATTCAGCAAGAATTGCCGGAGCTGCACAATGTTATCGGCTCTAATTTTGCGGATATTGGTTTTGCTTACAATCCGCCGACTAATGTGCTGACAGTCGTATCTGTTATTGACAATTTGATTAAAGGGGCAGCAGGCCAAGCTGTTCAAAATTTTAATCTGATGTGCGGTTTTGATGAAAAAACAGGACTGCTGGCTGTACCAAGCTATTTATAA
- the nrdE gene encoding class 1b ribonucleoside-diphosphate reductase subunit alpha, which produces MSLKNLGDVSYFRLNNEINRPVNGQIPLHRDREALKAFFAENVEPNTMSFSSITDKVRYLVDNDYIESDFIHKYSPAFIEKLAADIQAQGFQFKSFMAAYKFYQQYALKTDDGDFYLESMEDRVMFNALYFADGNEELAHDLAIEMINQRYQPATPSFLNAGRSRRGELVSCFLIQVTDDMNAIGRSINSALQLSRIGGGVGISLSNLREAGAPIKGFAGAASGVVPVMKLFEDSFSYSNQLGQRQGAGVVYLNVFHPDIIAFLSTKKENADEKVRVKTLSLGVVVPDKFYELARQNEDMYLFSPYSVEREYGIPFNYIDITEKYDELVANPNITKTKIKARDLETEISKLQQESGYPYIINVDTANRSNPIDGKIVMSNLCSEILQVQKPSLLNDAQEFVEMGTDISCNLGSTNVVNMMASPDFGRSIKAMTRALTFVTDASQIEAVPTVKHGNSQAHTFGLGAMGLHSFLAQNHIAYGSPESLEFTDIYFMLLNYWTLVESNTIARERQKTFVGFEQSTYADGTYFDKYITGQYVPKSRRVQELFAGHFIPQAEDWQALKEQVMRDGLYHQNRLAVAPNGSISYINDVSASIHPITQRIEERQEKKIGKIYYPAAGLSTDTIPYYTSAYDMDMRKVIDVYAAATEHVDQGLSLTLFMRSDIPQGLYEWKTESKQTTRDLSILRNYAFNKGIKSIYYVRTYTDDGEEVGSNQCESCVI; this is translated from the coding sequence ATGAGTCTCAAAAATCTTGGCGATGTTTCCTATTTTCGTCTTAATAATGAAATTAACCGTCCTGTCAACGGACAAATTCCGCTTCATCGGGACAGAGAAGCTTTAAAAGCTTTTTTTGCAGAGAATGTTGAGCCTAACACAATGAGCTTTAGCAGCATTACTGATAAAGTCCGTTACCTAGTGGATAATGACTATATTGAGTCAGATTTTATTCATAAGTACTCACCGGCTTTCATTGAAAAATTAGCAGCCGACATTCAGGCTCAGGGATTTCAGTTTAAGTCTTTTATGGCTGCTTATAAATTCTATCAGCAATATGCTTTAAAAACCGATGATGGTGATTTTTATCTCGAAAGTATGGAAGATCGGGTCATGTTTAATGCCCTCTATTTTGCTGATGGCAATGAGGAGCTGGCGCATGATTTGGCCATTGAAATGATTAATCAGCGCTATCAGCCGGCAACGCCCTCATTTTTGAACGCCGGCCGAAGCCGGCGGGGTGAGCTGGTCTCCTGTTTTTTAATTCAGGTAACAGATGATATGAACGCTATTGGCCGCTCCATCAATTCTGCTCTGCAGTTATCACGGATTGGCGGCGGAGTTGGCATTTCTTTGTCCAACCTTCGTGAAGCCGGAGCACCGATCAAGGGATTTGCAGGCGCAGCTTCTGGTGTTGTACCAGTTATGAAGCTGTTTGAAGACAGCTTCTCCTACTCCAACCAGCTCGGGCAGCGCCAAGGAGCCGGAGTCGTTTATCTCAATGTCTTTCATCCGGATATTATCGCCTTTCTTTCAACTAAGAAGGAAAATGCTGACGAAAAGGTTCGTGTAAAGACCTTATCTCTTGGAGTAGTTGTTCCTGATAAATTCTACGAGCTGGCGCGTCAAAATGAAGACATGTATCTGTTCAGCCCTTACAGTGTTGAAAGGGAATATGGCATACCTTTTAATTACATTGATATCACTGAAAAGTATGACGAACTGGTTGCCAATCCAAATATCACTAAGACCAAAATCAAGGCTCGGGATCTCGAAACCGAGATTTCCAAACTGCAGCAGGAATCCGGCTACCCTTATATTATTAATGTTGATACAGCCAACAGGAGCAACCCGATTGATGGAAAAATCGTAATGAGCAACCTCTGCTCAGAAATCCTGCAGGTTCAAAAACCCAGTCTGCTCAATGATGCGCAGGAGTTTGTAGAAATGGGAACCGATATTTCCTGCAATCTTGGTTCGACCAATGTTGTCAATATGATGGCTTCACCTGATTTCGGCCGCTCAATCAAAGCTATGACACGGGCTTTAACCTTTGTGACCGATGCATCGCAGATAGAAGCGGTTCCGACAGTGAAACATGGCAACAGCCAAGCGCATACCTTTGGTTTGGGCGCAATGGGGCTGCATTCTTTTCTGGCTCAGAATCATATAGCCTACGGCAGCCCAGAATCGCTTGAATTTACCGATATTTATTTTATGCTGCTTAATTACTGGACACTGGTTGAATCCAACACTATTGCCCGCGAGCGTCAGAAGACATTTGTTGGTTTTGAACAATCCACATATGCTGACGGAACTTATTTTGACAAGTATATAACCGGCCAGTATGTGCCAAAATCCAGACGTGTGCAAGAGCTGTTTGCCGGACATTTTATTCCGCAGGCTGAGGATTGGCAGGCTCTCAAAGAACAAGTAATGCGGGACGGTCTCTATCATCAAAACCGGCTTGCTGTGGCACCGAACGGATCGATTTCTTATATTAATGACGTATCAGCCTCTATCCATCCGATTACGCAGCGTATCGAAGAACGCCAGGAAAAGAAAATCGGCAAAATTTACTATCCAGCTGCCGGACTGTCAACTGATACGATTCCTTACTACACTTCTGCCTACGATATGGATATGCGGAAAGTCATTGATGTTTATGCTGCAGCAACAGAACATGTGGATCAAGGGCTGTCTTTGACCCTGTTTATGCGCAGTGACATTCCTCAAGGGCTCTATGAATGGAAAACTGAAAGCAAGCAAACGACCCGTGATTTGTCCATTTTGCGCAACTATGCTTTCAATAAAGGAATTAAATCCATTTATTATGTCCGTACCTATACAGACGATGGAGAAGAGGTTGGCTCTAATCAATGTGAATCCTGTGTCATTTAA
- the nrdH gene encoding glutaredoxin-like protein NrdH, protein MSQITLFSKNNCMQCKMTKKFLEQHQADFTEINIDEHPEKIDYVKSLGFTAAPVIEAGDYVFSGFQPNKLKEII, encoded by the coding sequence ATGTCTCAAATCACATTGTTTTCAAAAAATAACTGCATGCAGTGCAAAATGACCAAAAAGTTTTTAGAGCAACATCAAGCGGATTTTACAGAAATTAATATTGATGAACATCCCGAAAAAATTGATTATGTCAAAAGTCTTGGTTTCACTGCTGCTCCTGTAATTGAAGCCGGTGATTATGTTTTTTCAGGCTTTCAGCCCAATAAATTAAAAGAAATTATTTAA
- the argJ gene encoding bifunctional glutamate N-acetyltransferase/amino-acid acetyltransferase ArgJ — MKIFQGNIASPLGFSADGLHAGFKKRKLDFGWLVSERPASVAGVYTTNKVVAAPLVVTRSAIEEHGQMQAVVVNSGVANSCTGSQGLADAYSMQRQAAEKLKLEPHLVGVASTGVIGDLLPMDKLEKGLEKIVINGNADDFAQAILTTDTITKTVAAKEMFGSDEVTMAGVAKGSGMIHPNMATMLAFITCDANISSQTLQLALRQNVETTFNQITIDGDTSTNDMVLVLANGCSGNQEILPETAEFEKFSQMLSAVMTDLAKKIAKDGEGATKLIEVQVVNAPGSKTARMLAKSVVGSSLVKTAVFGEDPNWGRILAAIGYAGADITVDKVDIYLGPIPVLLSSNPVAFDDEEMQDIMQDDELVIKVDLHNGNSKGTAWGCDLSYDYVKINALYRT; from the coding sequence ATGAAAATTTTTCAAGGAAATATTGCCAGTCCGCTGGGATTTTCAGCAGATGGTCTGCATGCGGGTTTTAAAAAGAGAAAATTGGATTTTGGCTGGCTGGTATCTGAAAGGCCAGCCAGTGTTGCCGGTGTTTATACGACCAATAAAGTTGTTGCTGCGCCTTTGGTTGTAACGCGTTCAGCGATTGAAGAGCATGGCCAAATGCAGGCGGTTGTCGTCAATTCCGGTGTTGCCAATTCCTGTACAGGCAGCCAAGGATTAGCGGATGCCTACAGTATGCAAAGACAGGCTGCTGAAAAATTGAAGCTTGAACCACACTTGGTTGGAGTGGCTTCTACCGGTGTCATCGGCGATTTGCTGCCTATGGATAAACTGGAGAAGGGGCTGGAAAAAATCGTCATTAACGGAAATGCAGACGATTTTGCCCAAGCAATTTTAACAACGGATACCATAACAAAGACAGTAGCTGCCAAGGAAATGTTTGGCTCTGATGAGGTCACTATGGCCGGAGTAGCTAAGGGCTCGGGCATGATTCACCCTAATATGGCCACTATGCTTGCTTTTATCACCTGCGACGCTAATATTTCCAGCCAGACCCTGCAATTGGCTCTGCGGCAAAATGTCGAAACCACTTTTAATCAGATTACTATAGACGGTGATACCTCAACTAACGATATGGTCCTTGTTCTTGCCAACGGCTGCAGCGGCAATCAGGAAATTCTGCCTGAGACAGCAGAATTTGAGAAGTTTTCGCAAATGCTTTCTGCTGTCATGACTGACTTAGCCAAAAAAATTGCAAAAGACGGAGAAGGGGCGACTAAGTTAATTGAAGTTCAAGTCGTAAATGCCCCAGGTAGCAAAACGGCCCGTATGCTGGCTAAGAGTGTTGTCGGATCCAGTCTGGTTAAAACAGCTGTTTTTGGCGAAGATCCGAATTGGGGACGGATTTTAGCCGCAATAGGCTATGCCGGAGCAGATATCACAGTGGATAAGGTTGATATTTATTTAGGACCGATACCGGTCCTGCTCAGTTCAAATCCTGTTGCTTTTGATGATGAGGAAATGCAGGATATTATGCAGGATGATGAATTGGTCATTAAGGTTGACTTGCATAACGGAAATTCTAAGGGAACAGCATGGGGCTGTGATTTATCTTATGATTATGTTAAAATCAATGCGCTTTACCGGACTTAA
- a CDS encoding acetylornithine transaminase has product MGKLFQNYKRADVEFIKAEGNYLWDQKGKSYLDFASGIGVTNLGFHPYVKAALKKQAEEIWHSPNLYRNSLQEEVADKLIGGYDYLAYFCNSGAEANEAAIKLARKSSGKQEIISFKNSFHGRTFGSLSASGQETIKKGFGDGVPHFSYAVLNDLDSVKRLVTEDTAAVMLELVQGESGIHVADRTFVSDLAAFCQQQEILLIVDEVQTGMGRTGRLFSFEHYGIEPDIFTLAKGLGNGFPVGAMLGKSALGSAFSYGSHGSTFGGNKLAMAVSSAVLDVLQGDNFLQTVRLNADILQQKLKAALADLPLVTDIRGLGYMIGIESKADLADLVAGARARGLIVLTAGSNVLRLLPPLTLTEEQGEQAVAVLQAVFQKDRQD; this is encoded by the coding sequence ATGGGAAAACTTTTTCAAAATTATAAAAGAGCTGATGTCGAATTTATTAAAGCTGAGGGAAACTATTTATGGGATCAAAAGGGCAAATCCTATCTTGATTTTGCAAGTGGAATCGGAGTGACCAATCTGGGTTTTCACCCTTATGTCAAGGCCGCCCTAAAAAAGCAAGCTGAAGAAATCTGGCACAGTCCTAATCTTTATCGCAACAGTCTGCAGGAAGAAGTAGCAGACAAGCTGATTGGCGGCTATGATTATTTGGCCTACTTTTGTAACAGTGGCGCGGAAGCCAATGAAGCAGCTATTAAGCTGGCCAGAAAAAGCAGCGGCAAGCAGGAAATCATCAGTTTTAAAAACTCTTTTCACGGGAGAACTTTCGGTTCCCTTTCTGCCAGCGGCCAAGAGACCATCAAAAAGGGATTTGGTGATGGTGTACCGCATTTTTCTTATGCTGTTTTGAATGATTTGGACAGCGTCAAGCGACTGGTTACGGAGGATACGGCAGCTGTTATGCTGGAATTGGTGCAGGGAGAATCAGGTATTCATGTAGCAGATAGGACTTTTGTCAGTGATTTAGCAGCCTTTTGCCAGCAGCAGGAAATTTTATTAATCGTTGATGAAGTGCAGACAGGTATGGGACGGACAGGCCGGCTTTTTTCCTTTGAGCATTATGGGATTGAACCTGATATTTTTACCTTGGCAAAGGGTTTGGGTAATGGCTTTCCCGTCGGTGCCATGCTTGGCAAGTCTGCCTTGGGGTCAGCCTTTTCTTATGGCAGCCATGGTTCTACCTTTGGCGGCAACAAACTGGCAATGGCTGTCAGCTCGGCTGTACTTGATGTCCTGCAGGGCGATAATTTTTTACAAACGGTGCGCTTAAATGCCGATATTCTTCAGCAGAAACTCAAAGCAGCTCTGGCCGATCTGCCGCTTGTGACCGATATTCGAGGATTGGGCTATATGATTGGTATTGAAAGCAAAGCAGATTTGGCTGATCTAGTTGCTGGTGCACGGGCCAGAGGCCTGATTGTTTTAACGGCTGGCAGCAATGTTCTGCGGCTCCTGCCTCCTTTGACTCTGACAGAAGAGCAAGGAGAGCAGGCTGTTGCTGTTTTACAGGCAGTGTTTCAAAAAGATAGGCAGGACTGA